A DNA window from Helianthus annuus cultivar XRQ/B chromosome 15, HanXRQr2.0-SUNRISE, whole genome shotgun sequence contains the following coding sequences:
- the LOC110910402 gene encoding protein LIGHT-DEPENDENT SHORT HYPOCOTYLS 4 codes for MDPYPEVETSSNNNQNPNFLAVSSSGSQAATPSRYENQKRRDWNTFCQYLRNHRPPLTLSRCSGANVLEFLRYLDQFGKTKVHTPVCPFYGHPNPPCPCPCPLRQAWGSLDALIGRLRAAYEENGGQPEMNPFGARAVRLYLREVRDLQSKARGISYEKKKRKRPPPQEQQHQQFQNMSSFQEFTLPPGDNNDDDDNNT; via the coding sequence ATGGATCCTTACCCAGAAGTAGAAACGTCTAGCAACAAcaaccaaaaccctaattttttagCGGTTTCGTCTTCTGGTTCTCAAGCGGCCACTCCCAGCCGTTACGAGAACCAGAAGCGCAGGGACTGGAACACCTTTTGCCAGTACCTGAGAAACCACCGACCGCCACTCACCCTTTCCCGGTGTAGTGGCGCCAACGTGCTGGAGTTTCTCAGGTATCTTGATCAGTTTGGCAAGACTAAGGTTCATACGCCCGTGTGCCCGTTCTACGGGCACCCGAACCCACCGTGTCCTTGCCCGTGCCCGCTTCGGCAAGCCTGGGGCAGCTTGGATGCGTTGATTGGGCGTCTCCGGGCTGCTTATGAGGAAAACGGCGGGCAGCCGGAGATGAACCCGTTTGGTGCTCGAGCAGTACGGCTTTATCTTCGAGAAGTTCGAGATCTGCAATCGAAAGCTAGAGGAATTAGCTATGAGAAGAAGAAACGAAAACGACCTCCACCACAAGAACAGCAGCATCAACAGTTTCAAAACATGTCATCTTTTCAAGAGTTCACTCTTCCACCAGGTGAtaacaatgatgatgatgataataatacTTGA
- the LOC110913215 gene encoding uncharacterized protein LOC110913215, which yields MANETTHDTLEHFCHGIIKLYGARYLRKPIWYDLQQIYEVHSNQHGLSGMIGSLDCRHWRWYSCPAAWRGQHTRGDQDGPSVILQAVTSLDLWVWSAYFGIGGSCNDINVFEQLPLVEDFIYGRAAKASFYTNGNYYHARILFV from the exons ATGGCCAATGAAACAACGCATGATACGTTGGAGCATTTTTGTCATG GTATAATAAAGTTGTACGGTGCTCGTTATCTGAGAAAGCCTATATGGTACGATCTTCAACAAATTTACGAGGTCCATTCTAATCAACACGGTTTATCGGGCATGATCGGGAGCTTGGATTGTCGCCATTGGCGGTGGTATAGTTGTCCAGccgcatggcgaggtcaacaCACACGAGGTGACCAAGACGGACCATCTGTTATTCTTCAAGCGGTTACCTCACtggacctttgggtttggtcggcttactttggTATCGGGGGGTCATGCAATGATATAAACGTTTTCGAACAATTACCATTGGTAGAGGACTTCATTTATGGTAGAGCTGCAAAAGCATCTTTTTATACAAACGGAAACTACTACCATGCACGGATACTATTTGTGTGA